The proteins below are encoded in one region of Pseudomonas ekonensis:
- a CDS encoding branched-chain amino acid ABC transporter substrate-binding protein — MSQTFYKKGFLALAVAAALGVSAFAQADVKIGVAGPMTGANAAFGEQYMKGAQAAADAINAAGGVNGEKIVLVKGDDACEPKQAVTVAKDLTNQKVAGVVGHFCSSSTIPASEIYDEAGIIAITPGSTNPQVTERGLSAMFRMCGRDDQQGIVAGDYIVDVLKGKKVVVLHDKDTYGQGLADATKAQLEKRGVKPVLYEGLTRGEKDFSAVVTKIRAAGADVVYFGGLHPEAGPLVKQLRTEGLKDVKFMSDDGIVTDELVTTAGGPQYVDGVLMTFGADPRLLPDSKTVVDAFRKAGTEPEGYTLYAYASVQTLAAAFNGAKSNSGEKAAEWLKANPVKTVMGEKAWDKKGDLKVSDYVVYQWDATGKYHQLEKQK; from the coding sequence ATGTCCCAGACGTTTTACAAGAAAGGCTTCCTGGCCCTCGCAGTGGCTGCTGCGCTGGGTGTCTCTGCGTTTGCACAAGCTGATGTGAAGATCGGTGTGGCGGGCCCGATGACCGGCGCCAACGCGGCATTCGGCGAGCAGTACATGAAGGGGGCACAGGCGGCGGCAGACGCGATCAACGCGGCGGGCGGCGTCAACGGCGAGAAGATCGTGCTGGTCAAGGGCGACGACGCGTGCGAGCCGAAGCAGGCCGTGACGGTCGCCAAGGACCTCACCAACCAGAAGGTCGCCGGCGTGGTCGGTCACTTCTGCTCCTCCTCCACCATCCCTGCTTCGGAGATCTACGACGAAGCCGGCATCATCGCGATCACTCCAGGCTCCACCAACCCGCAGGTCACCGAGCGCGGCCTGAGCGCCATGTTCCGCATGTGCGGCCGTGACGACCAGCAAGGCATCGTGGCCGGCGACTACATCGTCGACGTGCTCAAGGGCAAGAAGGTCGTCGTGCTGCACGACAAGGACACCTACGGCCAAGGCCTCGCCGACGCCACCAAGGCCCAGCTTGAGAAGCGCGGCGTGAAGCCGGTGCTGTACGAAGGCCTGACCCGCGGCGAAAAAGACTTCAGCGCCGTGGTCACCAAGATCCGCGCGGCCGGTGCCGACGTGGTCTACTTCGGCGGCCTGCACCCGGAAGCCGGCCCTCTGGTCAAGCAACTGCGCACCGAAGGCCTGAAGGACGTGAAGTTCATGTCCGACGACGGCATCGTGACCGACGAACTGGTGACCACCGCCGGCGGCCCGCAATACGTCGACGGCGTGCTGATGACCTTCGGCGCCGACCCGCGCCTGCTGCCGGACAGCAAGACCGTCGTGGACGCCTTCCGCAAGGCCGGCACCGAGCCTGAGGGCTACACCCTGTACGCCTACGCCTCGGTGCAGACCCTGGCCGCCGCGTTCAACGGCGCCAAGTCCAACAGCGGCGAGAAGGCCGCCGAGTGGCTGAAGGCCAACCCGGTGAAGACCGTCATGGGCGAGAAGGCCTGGGACAAGAAGGGCGACCTGAAGGTGTCCGACTACGTGGTCTACCAGTGGGACGCGACCGGCAAATACCACCAGCTGGAAAAACAGAAATAA
- a CDS encoding ATP-binding cassette domain-containing protein, giving the protein MSEVVLSVEKLMMHFGGIKALNDVSLKVKRNSIFALIGPNGAGKTTVFNCLTGFYKASGGKIELNVRGRQTNVIQLLGESFKPTDFVSPKTFASRLYYKMFGGTHLVNRAGLARTFQNIRLFKEMSVLENLLVAQHMWVNRNMLSGILNTKGYRKAESDALDCAFYWLEVVDLVDCANRLAGELSYGQQRRLEIARAMCTRPQIICLDEPAAGLNPQETEALSAMIRLLRDEHDLTVVLIEHDMGMVMSISDHIVVLDHGVVIAEGGPEDIRHDPKVIAAYLGADEEEVV; this is encoded by the coding sequence ATGAGTGAAGTCGTGCTCTCTGTAGAAAAACTGATGATGCATTTCGGCGGCATCAAGGCGCTGAACGACGTCAGCCTGAAAGTTAAACGCAACTCGATCTTCGCCCTGATCGGCCCCAACGGCGCCGGCAAGACCACCGTGTTCAACTGCCTGACCGGGTTCTACAAGGCTTCCGGCGGCAAGATCGAACTCAACGTGCGCGGCCGGCAGACCAACGTCATCCAGCTGCTGGGCGAGTCGTTCAAGCCGACCGACTTCGTCTCGCCGAAGACCTTCGCCAGCCGCCTGTACTACAAGATGTTCGGTGGCACCCACCTGGTGAACCGCGCAGGCCTGGCCCGCACCTTCCAGAACATCCGCCTGTTCAAGGAAATGTCGGTGCTGGAGAACCTGCTGGTGGCCCAGCACATGTGGGTCAACCGCAACATGCTGTCCGGCATCCTCAACACCAAGGGCTACCGCAAGGCCGAGAGCGACGCGCTGGACTGCGCGTTCTACTGGCTCGAGGTGGTGGACCTGGTGGACTGCGCCAACCGCCTGGCCGGTGAGCTGTCCTACGGCCAGCAGCGCCGCCTGGAGATCGCCCGGGCCATGTGCACGCGGCCGCAGATCATCTGCCTCGACGAACCGGCCGCCGGCCTCAACCCTCAGGAAACCGAAGCGCTGAGCGCGATGATCCGGCTGCTGCGCGACGAGCACGATCTGACCGTGGTGCTGATCGAACACGACATGGGCATGGTGATGAGCATTTCCGACCACATTGTGGTGCTGGACCACGGCGTGGTGATCGCCGAGGGCGGCCCTGAAGACATCCGTCACGATCCGAAAGTGATTGCCGCCTACCTGGGCGCCGACGAAGAGGAAGTGGTATGA
- a CDS encoding ABC transporter permease subunit: protein MDGIFLQQLVNGLTLGSVYGLIAIGYTMVYGIIGMINFAHGEVYMISAYLAAISLALLAYFGIESFPLLMLGTLVFTIVVTGVYGWVIERIAYKPLRNSTRLAPLISAIGISLILQNYAQISQGARQQGVPTLLTGAWRIDVGTGFVQLTYTKVFILVAAFIGMGLLTYVIKYTKLGRMCRATQQDRKMASILGINTDRVISYVFIIGAAMAALAGVLITMNYGTFDFYAGFVIGIKAFTAAVLGGIGSLPGAMLGGIILGISESLFSGLVNSDYKDVFSFSLLVLVLVFRPQGLLGRPLVSKV, encoded by the coding sequence ATGGATGGTATTTTCCTGCAGCAACTGGTCAACGGCCTGACCCTCGGGTCGGTCTACGGCCTGATCGCCATCGGCTACACAATGGTCTACGGCATCATCGGCATGATCAACTTCGCCCACGGCGAGGTTTACATGATTTCCGCTTACCTCGCGGCGATCAGTCTGGCACTGCTGGCTTACTTCGGTATCGAATCCTTCCCGCTGCTGATGCTCGGCACCCTGGTCTTCACCATCGTGGTCACCGGGGTGTACGGCTGGGTCATCGAACGCATCGCGTACAAACCCCTGCGCAACTCCACACGGCTGGCGCCCCTGATCAGCGCCATCGGCATTTCCCTGATCCTGCAGAACTACGCCCAGATCAGCCAGGGCGCCCGCCAACAGGGCGTGCCCACGCTGCTCACCGGCGCCTGGCGGATCGACGTCGGCACCGGCTTCGTCCAGCTCACCTACACCAAGGTCTTCATCCTGGTGGCGGCGTTCATCGGCATGGGCCTGCTGACCTACGTGATCAAGTACACCAAGCTCGGCCGCATGTGCCGCGCGACCCAGCAAGACCGCAAGATGGCCTCGATCCTGGGGATCAACACCGACCGGGTGATTTCCTACGTGTTCATCATCGGTGCGGCGATGGCGGCCCTGGCCGGCGTGCTGATCACCATGAACTACGGCACCTTCGACTTCTACGCAGGCTTCGTCATCGGCATCAAGGCGTTCACCGCCGCGGTGCTCGGCGGGATCGGTTCGCTGCCCGGCGCGATGCTCGGCGGGATCATCCTGGGCATTTCCGAGTCGCTGTTCTCGGGCCTGGTCAACTCCGACTACAAGGACGTGTTCAGCTTCTCGCTGCTCGTGCTTGTCCTGGTCTTCCGGCCTCAGGGCCTGCTGGGCCGTCCTCTTGTGTCGAAGGTGTAA
- a CDS encoding SDR family oxidoreductase has product MSNTLFITGATSGFGEACARRFAEAGWKLVLTGRREERLKALCAELSEQTEVHGLVLDVRDRKAMEEAIANLPPSFATLRGLINNAGLALGVDPAPKCDLDDWDTMVDTNVKGLMYSTRLLLPRLIAHGRGAGIVNLGSIAGNYPYPGSHVYGATKAFVKQFSLNLRCDLQGTGVRVSNIEPGLCESEFSLVRFAGDQARYDATYAGAEPIQPQDIAETIFWVLNAPAHININRLELMPVSQSWAGFAIERNKA; this is encoded by the coding sequence ATGTCCAACACCCTGTTTATCACCGGCGCGACCTCCGGTTTCGGCGAAGCCTGCGCCCGACGTTTTGCCGAGGCCGGCTGGAAACTGGTGCTGACCGGCCGTCGTGAAGAACGCCTCAAGGCCCTGTGCGCAGAATTGTCGGAACAGACCGAAGTGCACGGCCTGGTGCTGGACGTGCGCGACCGCAAGGCCATGGAGGAGGCGATCGCCAACCTGCCGCCGTCCTTCGCCACCCTGCGCGGCCTGATCAACAACGCCGGGCTGGCGCTGGGGGTGGATCCGGCGCCCAAGTGCGACCTCGACGACTGGGACACCATGGTCGACACCAACGTCAAAGGCCTGATGTACAGCACCCGCCTGCTGTTGCCGCGCCTGATCGCCCACGGCCGCGGCGCGGGCATCGTCAACCTCGGCTCCATCGCCGGCAACTACCCGTACCCGGGCAGCCATGTGTACGGCGCGACCAAGGCGTTCGTGAAGCAGTTTTCCCTGAACCTGCGCTGCGACCTGCAAGGCACCGGCGTTCGCGTGAGCAACATCGAGCCGGGCCTGTGCGAAAGCGAGTTCTCGCTGGTGCGCTTCGCCGGTGACCAGGCGCGCTACGACGCCACCTACGCCGGCGCCGAGCCGATCCAGCCGCAGGACATCGCCGAGACCATCTTCTGGGTGCTCAACGCGCCCGCGCACATCAACATCAACCGTCTGGAACTGATGCCGGTGAGCCAGAGCTGGGCCGGGTTCGCCATCGAGCGCAACAAGGCTTAA
- a CDS encoding ABC transporter ATP-binding protein produces MSRPILELKDLNVYYGPIQALKGVSLHIDEGETVSLIGSNGAGKSTLLMSIFGQPRAESGQILYQGVDITHKSSHYIASNGIAQSPEGRRVFPDMTVEENLLMGTIPIGDKHAKEDMQRMFELFPRLEERRSQRAMTMSGGEQQMLAIARALMSRPKLLLLDEPSLGLAPIVVKQIFATLRELAKTGMTIFLVEQNANHALKLSDRAYVMVNGEIRLSGTGQELLVNEEVRSAYLGGH; encoded by the coding sequence ATGAGCCGACCGATCCTCGAACTCAAGGACCTGAACGTGTACTACGGGCCGATCCAGGCCCTCAAGGGCGTTTCGCTGCACATCGACGAAGGGGAGACGGTCAGCCTGATCGGCTCCAACGGCGCCGGCAAGTCCACCCTGCTGATGTCGATCTTCGGCCAGCCCCGGGCGGAGTCCGGGCAGATCCTCTACCAGGGCGTGGACATCACCCACAAGTCGTCCCACTACATCGCCTCCAACGGCATCGCGCAGTCGCCGGAAGGGCGGCGGGTGTTCCCCGACATGACCGTCGAGGAAAACCTGCTGATGGGCACCATCCCGATCGGCGACAAGCATGCCAAGGAAGACATGCAGCGCATGTTCGAGCTGTTCCCGCGGCTCGAGGAGCGGCGCAGCCAGCGGGCCATGACCATGTCCGGCGGCGAGCAGCAGATGCTCGCCATCGCCCGTGCGCTGATGAGCCGACCCAAGCTGTTGCTGCTCGACGAGCCGAGCCTGGGCCTGGCGCCGATCGTGGTGAAGCAGATCTTCGCCACCCTGCGCGAGCTGGCGAAGACCGGCATGACCATCTTCCTGGTCGAGCAGAACGCCAACCACGCGTTGAAGCTGTCCGACCGGGCCTACGTGATGGTCAACGGCGAGATCCGCCTGAGCGGCACCGGCCAGGAGCTGCTGGTGAACGAGGAGGTGCGCAGCGCTTACCTGGGCGGGCACTGA
- the amaB gene encoding L-piperidine-6-carboxylate dehydrogenase, whose amino-acid sequence MVAALLDRLGVNPALYQNGKVPVHSPIDGSRIAAVNWEGPAEVEQHISRADHAFALWRQVPAPRRGELVRQFGEVLRAHKADLGELVSWEAGKITQEGLGEVQEMIDICDFAVGLSRQLYGLTIASERPGHHMRETWHPLGVVGVISAFNFPVAVWAWNTTLALVCGNPVVWKPSEKTPLTALACQALFERVAKNFSDAPAHLSQVVIGGRDAGEALVDDPRVALISATGSTRMGREVAPKVAARFARSILELGGNNAMILGPSADLDMAVRAILFSAVGTAGQRCTTLRRLIAHESVKEEIVTRLKAAYSKVRIGHPLEGNLIGPLIDKHSFENMQDALEQALSEGGRVFGGQRQLQEQFPNAYYVSPAIVEMPEQSDVVCSETFAPILYVVGYTDFDEALRLNNAVPQGLSSCIFTTDVREAEKFMSAVGSDCGIANVNIGPSGAEIGGAFGGEKETGGGRESGSDAWRAYMRRQTNTVNYSLELPLAQGITFD is encoded by the coding sequence ATGGTTGCCGCATTGCTTGATCGTCTTGGTGTGAACCCGGCCCTGTACCAGAACGGCAAAGTGCCGGTGCATTCCCCCATCGACGGCAGTCGCATCGCCGCCGTGAACTGGGAAGGCCCGGCCGAGGTCGAGCAGCACATCAGTCGCGCCGATCATGCGTTCGCGCTGTGGCGCCAGGTGCCGGCCCCGCGTCGCGGCGAGCTGGTGCGCCAGTTCGGCGAAGTGCTGCGCGCGCACAAGGCCGACCTCGGCGAGCTGGTGTCGTGGGAAGCCGGCAAGATCACCCAGGAAGGCCTGGGCGAAGTGCAGGAGATGATCGACATCTGCGACTTCGCCGTCGGCCTGTCGCGCCAGCTGTACGGCCTGACCATCGCGTCCGAGCGTCCGGGCCACCATATGCGCGAGACCTGGCACCCGCTGGGCGTGGTCGGGGTGATCAGCGCCTTCAACTTCCCGGTCGCGGTGTGGGCGTGGAACACCACGCTGGCGCTGGTCTGCGGCAACCCGGTGGTGTGGAAACCGTCGGAGAAGACCCCGCTCACCGCACTGGCCTGCCAGGCGCTGTTCGAGCGGGTGGCGAAGAACTTCAGCGACGCCCCGGCGCACCTGAGCCAGGTGGTGATCGGCGGCCGCGACGCCGGCGAAGCGCTGGTGGACGACCCGCGCGTGGCGCTGATCAGCGCCACGGGCAGCACCCGCATGGGCCGCGAAGTGGCGCCGAAGGTCGCGGCGCGGTTCGCCCGCAGCATCCTCGAACTGGGCGGCAACAACGCGATGATCCTCGGGCCGAGCGCCGACCTGGACATGGCCGTGCGCGCCATCCTGTTCAGCGCCGTCGGCACCGCCGGCCAGCGCTGCACCACCCTGCGCCGGCTGATCGCCCACGAATCGGTGAAGGAGGAAATCGTCACTCGCCTGAAGGCCGCGTATTCGAAGGTGCGCATCGGCCATCCGCTGGAAGGCAACCTGATCGGCCCGCTGATCGACAAGCACAGCTTCGAAAACATGCAGGATGCGCTGGAGCAGGCCCTGAGCGAGGGCGGCCGGGTGTTCGGCGGCCAGCGCCAGTTGCAGGAGCAGTTCCCCAATGCCTACTACGTGTCGCCGGCCATCGTCGAGATGCCGGAGCAGAGCGACGTGGTGTGCAGCGAGACCTTCGCGCCGATCCTGTACGTGGTCGGCTACACGGACTTCGACGAGGCCCTGCGCCTGAACAACGCCGTGCCGCAAGGCCTGTCGTCGTGCATCTTCACCACCGATGTGCGTGAGGCCGAGAAATTCATGTCGGCGGTGGGCAGCGACTGCGGCATCGCCAACGTCAACATCGGCCCGAGCGGCGCGGAGATCGGCGGCGCGTTCGGCGGCGAGAAGGAGACCGGCGGCGGCCGCGAGTCGGGTTCCGACGCCTGGCGCGCCTACATGCGCCGCCAGACCAACACCGTCAACTATTCGCTGGAGCTGCCGCTGGCCCAGGGCATCACGTTCGATTAA
- a CDS encoding LysR family transcriptional regulator, with protein sequence MLNKRHLPSITALQCFEAVTRHLSFTRAAEELNLTQSAVSKQVAQLEELLQHLLFRRVRRRLQMTPAGDLYLVEVRKILTQVEMSTHYLRSYGGETEVLRVSTPSTFGARWLVPRLKGWRLRHPSIHLDLCNEHEADDLLQGRSDLAFYFGQGSRPGTECLKLFGEELVPVCAPGSLPATPFTDPTQLTDLVLLQNASRPQAWHDWFDSQGRQTEHSYHGPRFETFYMCIRAAQVGCGVALLPRFLVEEELADGKLVIPWPHAMPSTDAYYLAYPEHAAEVPKVRDFVKWMLEQVDSPDPLAH encoded by the coding sequence ATGCTCAACAAACGCCACCTGCCGTCGATCACCGCGCTGCAGTGCTTCGAGGCCGTGACCCGGCACCTGAGCTTCACCCGGGCCGCCGAGGAACTGAACCTGACCCAGAGCGCCGTCAGCAAACAGGTGGCGCAGCTGGAGGAATTGCTGCAGCACCTGCTGTTCCGCCGGGTGCGCCGGCGCCTGCAGATGACCCCGGCCGGCGACCTGTACCTGGTGGAGGTGCGCAAGATCCTCACCCAGGTGGAGATGTCCACCCACTACCTGCGCTCCTACGGCGGCGAGACCGAAGTCCTGCGGGTGTCCACCCCCTCGACCTTCGGCGCCCGCTGGCTGGTGCCGCGCCTCAAGGGCTGGCGGCTGCGCCATCCGTCGATCCACCTGGACCTGTGCAACGAGCACGAGGCCGACGACTTGCTGCAAGGGCGCAGCGACCTGGCGTTCTACTTCGGCCAGGGCTCGCGGCCCGGCACCGAGTGCCTGAAGCTGTTCGGCGAAGAGCTGGTGCCGGTGTGCGCGCCGGGCAGCCTGCCGGCCACGCCGTTCACCGACCCCACGCAACTGACCGACCTTGTGCTGCTGCAGAACGCCTCGCGCCCGCAGGCCTGGCACGACTGGTTCGACAGCCAGGGCCGCCAGACCGAACACAGCTACCACGGCCCGCGCTTCGAAACCTTCTATATGTGCATCCGCGCCGCCCAGGTCGGCTGCGGCGTGGCGCTGCTGCCGCGGTTCCTGGTCGAAGAAGAGCTGGCCGACGGCAAGCTGGTCATCCCCTGGCCCCACGCGATGCCCAGCACCGACGCCTACTACCTGGCCTACCCGGAGCACGCGGCGGAGGTGCCCAAAGTGCGGGATTTCGTGAAGTGGATGCTGGAGCAGGTCGACAGTCCGGATCCGCTTGCGCACTGA
- the livM gene encoding high-affinity branched-chain amino acid ABC transporter permease LivM: MSSTTAKSIDVKKSVVEAILAGLIALIVFGPIVGVVLDGYSFNLEPTRVAWIIAIVMAGRFALSLFLQTPRGLRILDSFESTGSGVHVLPPDYKSRLRWIIPLMIAVAVALPFFSNSYLLGVVILGLIYVLLGLGLNIVVGLAGLLDLGYVAFYAIGAYGLALGYQYLGLGFWTVLPLAAITAGLAGCILGFPVLRLHGDYLAIVTLGFGEIIRLILNNWLSLTGGPNGMPAPLPTFFGLEFGKRAKDGGVPFHEFFGIAYNPDIKYYFIYAVLFLVVLAVLYIKHRLVKMPVGRAWEALREDEIACRSMGLNHVLVKLSAFTIGASTAGLAGVFFATYQGFVNPTSFTFFESALILAIVVLGGMGSTIGVVIAAFVLTVAPELLRSFAEYRVLLFGILMVLMMIWRPRGLIRISRTGVTPRKGAIHYERAAP, encoded by the coding sequence ATGTCTTCAACCACTGCCAAATCCATTGATGTGAAAAAGAGTGTGGTCGAGGCCATCCTGGCCGGCCTGATCGCCCTGATCGTGTTCGGCCCGATCGTCGGCGTCGTGCTCGACGGCTACAGCTTCAACCTGGAACCCACCCGCGTGGCGTGGATCATCGCCATCGTCATGGCCGGGCGCTTCGCCCTGAGCCTGTTCCTGCAGACGCCCAGGGGCCTGCGCATCCTCGACAGCTTCGAGAGCACCGGCTCCGGGGTGCACGTGCTGCCGCCGGACTACAAGTCGCGGCTGCGCTGGATCATCCCGCTGATGATCGCCGTCGCCGTGGCGCTGCCGTTCTTCTCCAACTCCTACCTGCTGGGCGTGGTCATCCTCGGCCTGATCTACGTGCTGCTGGGGCTGGGGCTGAACATCGTGGTGGGCCTGGCCGGCCTGCTCGACCTGGGTTACGTGGCGTTCTATGCCATCGGCGCCTACGGCCTGGCGCTCGGCTACCAGTACCTGGGGCTGGGTTTCTGGACCGTGCTGCCGCTGGCGGCGATCACCGCCGGCCTTGCCGGTTGCATCCTCGGGTTCCCGGTGCTGCGCCTGCACGGCGACTACCTGGCGATCGTGACCCTGGGCTTCGGTGAGATCATCCGCCTGATCCTCAACAACTGGCTGTCCCTGACCGGCGGCCCGAACGGCATGCCGGCGCCATTGCCGACTTTCTTCGGCCTGGAGTTCGGCAAGCGGGCGAAGGACGGCGGGGTGCCGTTCCACGAGTTCTTCGGCATCGCCTACAACCCGGACATCAAGTACTACTTCATCTACGCGGTGCTGTTCCTGGTGGTGCTGGCCGTGCTGTACATCAAGCACCGGCTGGTCAAGATGCCGGTGGGGCGCGCCTGGGAAGCCCTGCGCGAAGACGAGATCGCCTGCCGCTCGATGGGCCTGAACCACGTGCTGGTCAAACTCTCGGCGTTCACCATCGGCGCGTCCACCGCCGGCCTGGCCGGGGTGTTCTTCGCCACTTACCAAGGCTTCGTCAACCCGACCTCGTTCACCTTCTTCGAGTCGGCGCTGATCCTCGCCATCGTGGTGCTCGGCGGCATGGGTTCGACCATCGGCGTGGTGATCGCCGCGTTCGTGCTCACCGTCGCCCCGGAACTGCTGCGCAGCTTCGCCGAATACCGCGTGCTGCTGTTCGGCATCCTGATGGTGTTGATGATGATCTGGCGACCGCGGGGGCTGATCCGCATCAGCCGGACCGGCGTCACCCCACGCAAAGGTGCCATTCACTATGAGAGGGCTGCGCCATGA
- the pncB gene encoding nicotinate phosphoribosyltransferase, with translation MSESVFADRIVQNLLDTDFYKLTMMQAVLHNYPNVEVEWEFRCRNAEDLRPYLAEIRFQIERLAELSLSADQLGFLERISFLKPDFLRFLGLFRFNLRYLHTGIENGELFIRLRGPWLHVILFEVPLLAIVSEVRNRYRYRDITLELAREQLYRKFDWLNANASTEELAQLQVADFGTRRRFSYRVQEEVVNVLKHDFPGRFVGTSNVNLSRELDMKPLGTMAHEWIMAHQQLGPRLIDSQSAALDCWVREYRGLLGIALTDCITTDAFLGDFDLYFAKLFDGLRHDSGDPVLWGEKCIAHYHRLGIDPMSKTLVFSDSLTLPKSLEIFRALHGRINVSFGIGTNLTCDIPGVEPMSIVLKMAACNGQPVAKISDEPGKTHCKDPNFVAYLRHVFQVPAVSSLSSKE, from the coding sequence ATGAGCGAGAGTGTGTTTGCCGATCGCATCGTGCAGAACCTGCTCGACACCGACTTCTACAAGCTGACGATGATGCAGGCGGTGCTGCACAACTACCCCAACGTCGAAGTCGAATGGGAGTTCCGCTGCCGCAACGCCGAAGACCTGCGCCCTTACCTGGCGGAGATCCGCTTCCAGATCGAACGCCTGGCCGAACTGAGCCTGAGCGCCGACCAGTTGGGCTTCCTGGAGCGCATCTCCTTCCTCAAGCCGGACTTCCTGCGCTTCCTCGGCCTGTTCCGCTTCAACCTGCGCTACCTGCACACCGGCATCGAAAACGGCGAGCTGTTCATCCGCCTGCGCGGGCCGTGGCTGCACGTGATCCTGTTCGAAGTGCCCCTGCTGGCGATCGTCAGCGAAGTGCGCAACCGCTACCGCTACCGCGACATCACCCTGGAGCTGGCCCGCGAGCAGCTGTACCGCAAGTTCGACTGGCTGAACGCCAACGCCTCGACCGAAGAGCTGGCGCAACTGCAGGTCGCTGACTTCGGCACCCGCCGCCGGTTCTCGTACCGCGTGCAGGAAGAAGTGGTGAACGTGCTCAAGCACGACTTCCCCGGCCGCTTCGTCGGCACCAGCAACGTGAACCTGTCCCGGGAACTGGACATGAAACCGCTGGGCACCATGGCCCACGAGTGGATCATGGCCCACCAGCAGCTCGGCCCGCGGCTGATCGACAGCCAGAGCGCCGCCCTCGACTGCTGGGTGCGCGAGTACCGGGGCCTGCTGGGGATCGCCCTGACCGACTGCATCACCACCGACGCGTTCCTCGGCGATTTCGACCTGTACTTCGCCAAGCTCTTCGACGGCCTGCGCCATGACTCCGGGGATCCGGTGCTGTGGGGCGAAAAATGCATCGCCCACTACCACAGGCTCGGCATCGACCCGATGAGCAAGACCCTGGTGTTCTCCGACAGCCTGACGTTGCCCAAGTCGCTGGAGATCTTCCGGGCGCTGCACGGGCGGATCAACGTGAGCTTCGGCATCGGCACCAACCTGACCTGCGACATTCCGGGTGTCGAACCGATGAGCATCGTGCTTAAAATGGCCGCCTGCAACGGCCAACCGGTGGCGAAGATCTCCGACGAGCCGGGCAAGACCCACTGCAAAGACCCGAATTTCGTCGCCTACCTGCGACACGTTTTCCAGGTTCCTGCCGTTTCCAGCCTATCTAGCAAGGAGTGA
- the amaA gene encoding L-pipecolate oxidase, with protein sequence MPLREECLWETLTPQRPDNAAFKGEVKVDVCVVGAGFTGLSAALHLLEKGKRVCVLEAHRAGHGGSGRNVGLVNAGMWIPPDEIEAGFGEAVGSQLNRMLGAAPALVFSLVDKYAIDCQLRREGTLHMAHNARGEADLRSREEQWKRRGAPVELLTGQACERATGTRKIAAALLDRRAGTLNPMGYVTGLAKAVAGLGGQVFDHSPVVRLERQGAQWSVQTEQGSVLAEQVVIASNAYTEGDWTELKRNFFPGYYYQVASVPLTEDAAQEILPGGQGSWDTRQVLSSIRRDKDGRLLLGSLGNGNQKPAWFLKAWADRVQRHYFPNLKPVEWECTWTGRIAFTPDHLMRLFEPAPGIVAVTGYNGRGVTTGTVVGKAFADYLCNGNPQALPIPFAAMQPLAGAGLRSCLYEAGFSLYHAGQCLRIVI encoded by the coding sequence ATGCCGTTACGCGAAGAATGTCTGTGGGAAACCCTCACGCCGCAAAGGCCCGACAACGCGGCGTTCAAGGGTGAAGTCAAGGTCGATGTGTGCGTGGTCGGCGCCGGGTTCACCGGGCTGTCGGCGGCCCTGCACCTGCTGGAGAAGGGCAAGCGCGTCTGCGTGCTCGAAGCCCACCGCGCCGGCCATGGCGGCTCGGGGCGCAACGTCGGGCTGGTCAACGCCGGGATGTGGATCCCGCCGGACGAGATCGAGGCCGGGTTCGGCGAGGCGGTGGGCAGCCAGCTCAACCGCATGCTGGGGGCGGCGCCGGCGCTGGTGTTCAGCCTGGTGGACAAGTACGCCATCGATTGCCAGCTGCGCCGCGAAGGCACCCTGCACATGGCGCACAACGCCCGGGGCGAGGCGGACCTGCGCAGCCGCGAAGAACAGTGGAAGCGCCGGGGCGCGCCGGTGGAACTGCTCACCGGGCAGGCCTGCGAACGGGCCACCGGCACCCGCAAGATCGCCGCCGCGCTGCTCGACCGCCGCGCCGGCACGCTCAACCCGATGGGCTACGTCACAGGGCTGGCCAAGGCGGTCGCCGGCCTCGGCGGGCAAGTGTTCGACCATTCGCCGGTCGTCCGGCTGGAACGGCAAGGGGCGCAGTGGTCGGTGCAGACCGAGCAAGGTTCGGTGCTGGCCGAGCAGGTGGTGATCGCCTCCAACGCCTACACCGAGGGCGACTGGACTGAGCTCAAACGCAATTTCTTCCCCGGCTACTACTATCAGGTCGCTTCGGTGCCGCTGACCGAGGACGCCGCCCAGGAGATCCTGCCGGGCGGGCAGGGCTCGTGGGACACCCGTCAGGTGCTGAGCAGCATCCGCCGCGACAAGGACGGCCGGCTGCTGCTCGGCAGCCTGGGCAACGGCAACCAGAAGCCGGCCTGGTTCCTCAAGGCCTGGGCCGACCGGGTGCAGCGCCACTACTTCCCCAACCTCAAGCCGGTGGAATGGGAATGCACCTGGACCGGGCGCATCGCCTTCACCCCCGATCACCTGATGCGCCTGTTCGAGCCGGCGCCCGGCATCGTGGCCGTCACCGGTTACAACGGCCGCGGCGTCACCACCGGCACCGTGGTCGGCAAGGCCTTCGCCGACTACCTGTGTAACGGAAATCCTCAGGCCCTGCCGATCCCCTTCGCCGCGATGCAGCCCCTGGCAGGCGCGGGCCTGCGCAGTTGCCTGTACGAGGCCGGGTTCTCGCTGTATCACGCGGGCCAGTGCCTGCGCATCGTCATCTGA